In a genomic window of candidate division WOR-3 bacterium:
- a CDS encoding aminodeoxychorismate/anthranilate synthase component II — MILLIDNYDSFVYNLAQYLGALGEKLIVVRNDEIGIKRIKRMKIDYIFISPGPKTPKEAGMTCRIIECFAGKIPIFGVCLGHQAIAEVFGGKVVRAPTVVHGKVSLIYHDQKTIFKKIKNPFYATRYHSLIVPQESIPFCLEMTAWTEDGLVMGIRHREYPIEGVQFHPESILTTSGKTLLKNFLNFYKKKVDKKEENCKY, encoded by the coding sequence ATGATCCTTTTGATTGACAACTATGATTCATTTGTCTATAATCTGGCTCAGTATCTCGGAGCACTGGGTGAAAAATTGATTGTGGTCCGCAATGATGAGATTGGGATTAAAAGAATAAAGCGAATGAAAATTGACTACATTTTTATCTCCCCAGGTCCCAAAACTCCAAAGGAAGCGGGAATGACCTGCCGGATTATCGAATGCTTTGCGGGTAAAATCCCAATCTTTGGTGTCTGCCTTGGGCATCAGGCAATTGCTGAAGTATTCGGAGGCAAGGTAGTTCGGGCTCCCACGGTCGTTCATGGTAAAGTATCTTTAATTTACCATGATCAGAAGACAATCTTTAAAAAGATAAAAAATCCTTTTTATGCCACCCGTTATCATTCCCTAATTGTCCCCCAAGAATCGATTCCTTTTTGTCTCGAAATGACGGCTTGGACTGAAGACGGATTGGTGATGGGCATAAGGCACCGTGAATATCCTATCGAAGGTGTTCAATTCCATCCTGAATCGATATTAACCACATCCGGGAAAACGCTTCTTAAAAATTTTTTAAATTTTTACAAAAAGAAAGTTGACAAAAAGGAGGAAAATTGCAAATATTGA
- the aroA gene encoding 3-phosphoshikimate 1-carboxyvinyltransferase: MNILVKNCSIASGLLAVGGDKSITHRALILGTLAEGRSELINPSDAEDCQATIRCLKMLGAEIIKKDSRIIIEGKGLYSLKEPEDVLDCRNSGTTIRLLTGLLAGQKFYSVLTGDDSLRRRPMARIIDPLRLMGANIESRKGGLAPLSIKGSDLRGIEYRLPIPSAQVKSALMLAGFYADSPTIIEEPISSRDHSERLFTYLGIRFSKKGNRIEIRPRPIFKGKTIYIPNDISSAAFFIVLGCLIGDKLVIQETGINPLRSGVIEILKKAGALITIGNKKIFSEEPVADIIVRKRKPRAFTIGGSLIPSVIDEIPVLAVLATQLDGTSVIKDAQELRVKETDRLRAIATELQKFGARIKEEPDGLIINGPTRLRGTVCKSYHDHRIAMALTVAGLIAEGETVIQDAECIKISFPDFIEKLKTICGEEYVQIEGLNNNQRV; the protein is encoded by the coding sequence ATGAATATCTTGGTAAAAAATTGTAGTATTGCTTCAGGGCTGCTCGCGGTTGGGGGGGATAAGTCGATCACGCATCGAGCTTTGATTCTGGGAACCCTCGCTGAAGGTCGCAGTGAGCTCATAAATCCTTCTGACGCTGAAGATTGCCAAGCAACCATTAGATGTTTAAAAATGCTTGGCGCCGAAATAATTAAAAAAGATTCCCGGATTATCATTGAGGGCAAAGGACTTTACAGTCTAAAGGAACCCGAAGATGTTCTGGACTGCCGCAATTCCGGAACCACCATCCGCCTATTAACCGGACTCCTTGCTGGACAGAAATTCTACTCGGTCCTCACCGGTGATGATTCCTTACGAAGAAGGCCCATGGCAAGGATAATCGATCCGCTGCGCCTAATGGGGGCAAATATTGAGAGCCGCAAAGGTGGATTAGCACCGCTCAGCATTAAAGGAAGTGATTTAAGGGGGATCGAATATCGGCTTCCCATTCCCAGTGCCCAGGTGAAATCGGCTTTAATGCTTGCCGGATTCTATGCTGATTCCCCAACCATAATTGAAGAACCAATTTCTTCACGGGATCATTCCGAACGTTTATTTACTTATTTAGGAATAAGGTTTAGTAAAAAGGGGAATCGGATTGAGATAAGACCAAGGCCAATCTTCAAAGGCAAAACTATTTACATCCCTAACGACATCTCTTCGGCAGCATTTTTTATCGTCCTTGGTTGTCTCATTGGAGATAAACTGGTCATTCAAGAAACCGGGATAAACCCACTGCGCAGCGGGGTGATTGAGATATTGAAAAAGGCGGGTGCTTTGATCACCATAGGGAATAAAAAAATCTTTTCCGAGGAACCGGTGGCGGATATTATTGTAAGAAAGAGAAAACCGCGTGCATTCACAATCGGCGGATCATTAATTCCTTCAGTGATCGATGAAATTCCAGTGCTTGCTGTACTTGCTACTCAGCTTGATGGAACCTCGGTGATCAAAGATGCCCAAGAACTGCGGGTCAAGGAGACTGACCGGTTGAGGGCGATTGCTACCGAGTTACAAAAATTTGGTGCCCGGATAAAAGAGGAACCCGACGGATTGATAATAAATGGGCCCACTCGCTTGAGAGGCACAGTATGTAAAAGTTATCATGACCACCGGATTGCCATGGCCCTGACTGTAGCGGGTTTGATTGCCGAAGGAGAAACCGTGATCCAGGATGCCGAATGTATCAAAATATCCTTTCCTGATTTTATCGAGAAATTAAAAACCATCTGTGGAGAGGAATATGTTCAAATTGAGGGTCTCAACAATAATCAAAGAGTATAA
- a CDS encoding prephenate dehydratase domain-containing protein, whose protein sequence is MSNPIQVYFQGTKGAYSEVAATRFFNKKVITTGLTGFEDLFAALDKAPDAYAVLPIENSLTGSIHRNYDLLLTGKVWIVGEVELQITYNLLGLDSNTELKEIWAHPVVLEQCRDFITKNPKYKIVPFFDSAGAAEVVIKNQRKDVGIIAGPQVALVYGLKTLTKGIEDNPMNFTRFLVLSKKEKIHPGPDAKSSLVFGVKNEPGILFRCLSIFALRNIDLMKLESRPIIGKPWEYIFYIDFQGSIAEERCRKAVEILEEIAVYYKFLGSYPVIKEQNHEYLGKKL, encoded by the coding sequence ATGAGTAACCCGATCCAGGTGTATTTCCAAGGGACAAAGGGTGCCTACAGTGAAGTGGCGGCCACGAGATTCTTTAACAAGAAAGTAATAACCACTGGTCTAACCGGTTTTGAAGATTTGTTCGCGGCACTGGACAAAGCCCCCGATGCCTATGCTGTATTGCCTATCGAAAATTCCTTGACTGGAAGCATCCATCGGAATTACGATTTGCTCTTAACCGGTAAAGTCTGGATCGTAGGGGAAGTAGAATTGCAGATAACTTACAATCTTTTGGGTTTGGATTCAAATACGGAATTAAAAGAAATCTGGGCACACCCGGTAGTTTTAGAACAATGCCGCGACTTCATCACCAAGAATCCAAAATATAAAATTGTCCCCTTTTTTGATTCTGCCGGTGCCGCGGAGGTGGTGATAAAAAACCAACGAAAAGATGTTGGTATCATCGCCGGTCCCCAGGTTGCTCTCGTGTATGGTCTGAAGACATTGACAAAAGGAATAGAGGACAATCCGATGAATTTCACCCGCTTTTTGGTTCTTTCCAAAAAAGAGAAAATCCATCCTGGGCCAGATGCAAAATCTTCTTTGGTCTTTGGTGTCAAAAACGAGCCCGGCATCCTATTCCGCTGCCTGAGCATCTTCGCCCTCAGAAATATTGATCTGATGAAACTGGAATCCCGACCTATCATCGGGAAACCATGGGAGTATATTTTCTATATTGATTTCCAGGGAAGCATCGCCGAGGAACGATGTAGAAAGGCGGTGGAAATTCTCGAAGAAATTGCAGTTTATTATAAATTCCTCGGTAGTTATCCGGTGATAAAGGAGCAGAACCATGAATATCTTGGTAAAAAATTGTAG
- the hisD gene encoding histidinol dehydrogenase, which yields MQILRSEELPEDFFRPQMEGNISLVRSIVNEVKNFGDRALNKYTKKFDKVSVSNFRVTPAELKKAAHSIDKHLLQALTRAKENIEKFSRAQLCQLKNFKINITNGVIAEQVIIPLERIGIYIPGGRFPLISTVLMCGVPAMVAGVKEIAICSPPTYQNSVHPLILATAQFLGIREVYKVGGIQAIAAMAYGTKTVKPVAKIFGPGNIFVASAKKYVFGDVGIDFIAGPTEILIIADESAVPEIVAADLLAQAEHDPNALPILVTNAPSFAGKVIKILNRQVKILKTGRIAKRALNNNGLIIIAQDIEEAIEIANKKAPEHLELQIKNPERYISRLKNYGTLFVGKYAAEVLGDYSSGLNHTLPTAGAARYTGGLHIKDFLKIQTVLRVNKIGLKRIGPIAQILAQTEGLFAHARSIEVRMR from the coding sequence TTGCAAATATTGAGAAGCGAAGAATTGCCGGAGGATTTTTTCCGGCCTCAAATGGAAGGAAATATAAGTCTGGTCCGCTCGATTGTGAATGAGGTAAAAAATTTCGGTGACCGGGCGTTAAATAAATATACCAAAAAATTCGATAAAGTTTCAGTTTCGAATTTTCGGGTTACTCCTGCAGAGTTGAAAAAAGCTGCCCACTCCATTGATAAGCATCTGCTCCAAGCTCTGACCCGAGCCAAGGAGAATATTGAAAAATTCTCCCGTGCCCAGTTATGTCAATTAAAAAATTTTAAGATTAATATCACCAATGGGGTGATCGCCGAGCAAGTAATAATCCCCCTTGAGAGAATTGGCATTTATATCCCCGGAGGAAGATTTCCTCTTATTTCTACAGTTTTGATGTGCGGTGTCCCAGCGATGGTAGCAGGAGTAAAGGAAATCGCAATATGTTCACCGCCAACCTATCAGAATTCGGTGCACCCCTTAATACTGGCTACCGCCCAGTTTTTAGGGATCAGGGAAGTATACAAGGTCGGAGGTATTCAGGCGATTGCAGCAATGGCTTATGGAACCAAAACAGTGAAACCAGTTGCGAAAATCTTTGGACCAGGAAATATCTTTGTAGCAAGTGCCAAGAAATATGTATTTGGAGATGTAGGCATTGATTTTATCGCCGGGCCCACCGAAATCTTGATCATCGCAGACGAATCAGCTGTTCCTGAGATTGTAGCTGCAGATCTGCTTGCCCAGGCCGAACATGATCCCAATGCCCTACCTATTTTAGTAACTAACGCTCCAAGTTTTGCCGGTAAAGTAATAAAAATTCTCAACCGGCAGGTTAAAATTCTTAAGACCGGGCGGATTGCGAAAAGAGCTTTAAATAACAATGGTCTAATCATCATTGCCCAGGACATTGAAGAGGCAATAGAAATTGCTAATAAAAAAGCCCCAGAACATTTAGAATTACAGATTAAAAATCCTGAAAGATATATCTCAAGATTGAAAAATTATGGAACCCTTTTCGTCGGTAAATATGCAGCCGAGGTGCTCGGAGACTACAGCAGTGGTTTGAATCATACACTTCCTACCGCAGGTGCGGCACGATATACAGGTGGCCTCCACATAAAAGATTTCTTGAAGATTCAAACCGTTTTGAGAGTGAATAAAATTGGCTTAAAGCGGATCGGCCCGATTGCTCAGATTCTTGCCCAGACCGAAGGTTTATTTGCCCATGCCCGTTCCATCGAGGTGAGGATGAGATAA
- the aroF gene encoding 3-deoxy-7-phosphoheptulonate synthase — MIITMSVQAGEEDIEQVRRKIAELGYGVKIFRGEKKTVLHIIGVTDREKIAKVVESLPGVENLIPILSPYKLASREFHPDDTIVAVNGKRIGDKTIAIIAGPCAVESESMMFELACVLKEAGAQFLRGGAYKPRTSPYSFQGLGEKGLEILARAREKTGLLVVTEVLSEIDVPLVYKYADILQIGARNMQNFPLLKTVGRFNKPVLLKRGMSATIEEWLMAAEYILSEGNPNVILCERGIRTFEHYTRNTLDISAVPVVKYLSHLPIIIDPSHASGDAKYVTPLARAAIAAGADGIMVEVHPDPPNALSDGKQSLKIEAFKELIKEIKGIAEAIGRTL; from the coding sequence ATGATCATAACAATGTCTGTCCAAGCCGGTGAGGAAGATATTGAGCAGGTAAGAAGAAAAATTGCTGAATTAGGCTATGGAGTAAAGATTTTTCGTGGAGAAAAAAAGACCGTACTCCATATAATCGGGGTTACAGATAGGGAAAAGATTGCTAAAGTTGTTGAGTCCCTGCCCGGTGTGGAAAACCTTATTCCCATTCTCAGCCCTTATAAACTGGCTAGTAGGGAATTCCATCCCGATGATACAATCGTTGCGGTCAATGGCAAAAGGATTGGCGATAAGACTATCGCCATAATCGCCGGTCCCTGTGCAGTTGAATCCGAGAGTATGATGTTTGAACTTGCCTGCGTCCTGAAAGAAGCAGGCGCCCAGTTCCTGAGGGGCGGCGCCTACAAACCACGAACCTCACCCTATAGTTTCCAGGGATTAGGCGAGAAAGGACTTGAAATTTTAGCCCGTGCAAGAGAAAAGACCGGTCTTTTGGTCGTCACCGAAGTCCTTTCCGAGATTGATGTTCCATTGGTGTATAAATATGCCGATATCCTACAGATTGGAGCAAGGAATATGCAAAACTTCCCCCTGCTCAAGACCGTAGGCAGATTCAATAAGCCCGTGCTTTTAAAAAGAGGAATGTCAGCAACGATTGAAGAATGGCTCATGGCTGCCGAATATATTCTCTCCGAAGGAAATCCTAATGTGATACTCTGCGAACGGGGTATTAGAACATTTGAGCATTATACCCGCAATACCCTTGATATCAGTGCGGTCCCGGTCGTGAAATACCTTTCCCATCTTCCGATAATAATTGACCCAAGCCATGCCTCAGGAGATGCAAAATATGTCACTCCCCTGGCCCGCGCTGCCATCGCCGCAGGTGCGGATGGAATAATGGTGGAAGTCCATCCGGATCCGCCCAATGCCCTTTCAGATGGGAAACAATCATTGAAGATAGAAGCCTTTAAAGAACTGATAAAAGAAATTAAAGGGATTGCTGAAGCGATCGGGAGGACCTTATGA
- the trpE gene encoding anthranilate synthase component I → MFKLRVSTIIKEYKTPPLDAYYLLYHDEPYAFLYESLELSGSHGRYSFLGARPGIIFRAYNGIINIYEAERRIKKYGNPFGELRKILKCYMSKDYFAPFNGGAVGYVAYDAVRYFEKIPDKNPDELKIPDLFFIFPQEIVIFDHKYHSAQILMFDEDKHRLEYVKKILNRGMCLQKKNTQTKNRISYEANFTKKEFCNAVKIAKEYIFAGDIFQVVLAQRFKTPVKKPYFDIYQALRIANPSPYMYYLKLDDITILGSSPETLVKLKNGVAVSRPLAGTRPRGHNTIQDKKLAQELLTDEKERAEHIMLVDLARNDLGKVCCYGTVRTNRLLKIERYSKVMHLVSNVVGRLDERFDSIDLFIASFPAGTVSGAPKIRAMEIIDELEPVRRGLYAGAIGYFDFQGNMDFCIGIRMILIKDGIAYLQGGAGIVADSIPEKEYQETINKTRALKSALAIA, encoded by the coding sequence ATGTTCAAATTGAGGGTCTCAACAATAATCAAAGAGTATAAAACCCCACCCTTAGACGCATACTACCTGCTTTATCATGATGAACCTTATGCCTTCTTGTATGAATCGCTGGAATTGAGTGGTAGTCACGGCCGCTATTCATTTTTGGGCGCGCGTCCCGGCATCATCTTCCGGGCATACAACGGCATAATTAATATCTATGAGGCAGAAAGGAGGATAAAAAAATACGGTAATCCTTTTGGCGAACTCCGGAAAATTTTAAAATGTTACATGAGTAAAGATTATTTTGCCCCCTTTAACGGGGGCGCCGTCGGTTATGTTGCCTATGATGCAGTCCGTTATTTTGAAAAAATTCCCGATAAAAATCCCGATGAATTAAAAATCCCTGATCTATTTTTTATCTTTCCTCAAGAGATTGTAATCTTTGACCACAAGTATCACTCTGCTCAAATCTTGATGTTTGACGAAGACAAGCACCGATTAGAGTATGTAAAAAAAATTCTTAATCGAGGGATGTGTCTCCAGAAAAAAAACACACAAACAAAGAACCGGATATCCTATGAAGCAAATTTCACCAAAAAAGAATTCTGTAATGCTGTAAAAATTGCGAAGGAATATATCTTTGCAGGTGATATATTCCAAGTTGTGCTGGCCCAGCGATTTAAAACGCCGGTCAAAAAGCCGTATTTTGATATTTATCAGGCATTACGTATCGCTAACCCTTCGCCGTATATGTACTATTTGAAACTCGATGATATCACAATTCTGGGGTCTTCCCCGGAGACTTTAGTGAAATTAAAAAACGGCGTGGCTGTATCACGGCCTCTTGCCGGAACCAGACCACGAGGTCATAATACAATCCAGGATAAAAAACTCGCCCAGGAATTGTTAACCGATGAAAAAGAACGTGCTGAGCATATTATGCTCGTGGATCTTGCCCGTAATGACTTAGGCAAGGTCTGCTGCTACGGCACTGTCCGAACCAATAGATTGTTAAAAATTGAACGTTATTCAAAGGTCATGCATCTTGTATCAAATGTCGTGGGCAGACTAGATGAAAGGTTTGACAGTATTGACCTTTTTATCGCTTCATTTCCTGCAGGAACTGTTTCAGGTGCACCTAAGATCAGGGCAATGGAGATCATCGACGAATTGGAACCTGTCCGGCGTGGGTTGTATGCTGGGGCGATCGGTTATTTTGATTTCCAGGGTAATATGGATTTCTGCATTGGGATAAGGATGATTCTCATCAAAGATGGAATCGCTTATCTCCAGGGAGGTGCGGGTATTGTCGCGGATTCAATCCCAGAAAAAGAATATCAGGAAACGATAAATAAAACCCGGGCTTTAAAATCAGCATTGGCGATAGCATGA